A window from Chryseobacterium vaccae encodes these proteins:
- a CDS encoding glycosyltransferase, with amino-acid sequence MTSSVALCTYNGETYIAEQLDSILSQTLPVSEIIVCDDQSSDGTVKILKNYSEKHPNLIKVYENSENLGYVGNFEKAMSLCTGDIVFLCDQDDRWYPHKNEYITRLFKNEKQINIICHNIKLFGEPVNSTDEITYWDLDTNRPDQFTGPQDVIKRILFQGNIFPGMSMAIRNTFLKEHLPLQKINPVIIHDYELLLLAADKNSVQTDTAILGEYRIHPKQSIGFNTFSKLKASEKPPITREALFSVFRRNTFVKETISNLQLSPSLKDGYKEYCLQYYKDYMKSLSPLKRLIAGIKMKYYFHIFDYLK; translated from the coding sequence ATGACCTCATCCGTAGCCCTTTGCACCTACAATGGTGAAACCTATATTGCCGAACAACTGGACAGCATCCTGAGCCAGACTCTTCCGGTATCCGAGATCATCGTCTGTGACGACCAATCTTCAGATGGCACGGTAAAAATCCTGAAAAATTATTCAGAAAAACACCCGAACCTCATCAAAGTCTATGAAAATTCCGAAAACTTAGGCTATGTAGGCAATTTTGAAAAAGCAATGAGCCTGTGTACGGGTGACATTGTTTTCCTCTGTGATCAGGACGACCGCTGGTATCCTCATAAAAATGAATACATTACCCGGCTCTTTAAAAATGAGAAACAAATTAATATCATCTGTCATAATATTAAACTTTTCGGAGAACCGGTAAACAGTACTGACGAAATAACCTACTGGGATCTTGATACCAACAGACCAGATCAGTTTACCGGACCTCAAGACGTCATCAAAAGAATTTTATTTCAGGGAAATATATTCCCCGGAATGAGCATGGCCATCCGGAATACCTTTCTTAAAGAACATCTCCCGTTACAGAAAATAAATCCTGTAATTATCCACGACTATGAATTGCTGCTGCTGGCTGCCGATAAAAATTCGGTACAAACAGATACCGCTATTCTGGGAGAATACCGGATTCATCCCAAACAAAGCATTGGATTTAACACATTCTCCAAACTCAAGGCTTCCGAAAAACCTCCGATAACCAGAGAAGCGCTTTTTTCTGTATTCAGGCGAAATACTTTTGTAAAGGAAACAATTTCAAACCTTCAACTGAGTCCTTCACTGAAAGACGGATACAAAGAATACTGTCTTCAGTATTACAAAGATTATATGAAAAGCCTTTCCCCTTTGAAACGATTGATAGCCGGAATAAAAATGAAATACTATTTTCATATCTTTGATTACCTTAAATAA